AAATGAACTATATGAAGTCATAAAATGATAAAGCTCCCTTGGCATTTCTTAGTCAAGGGAGCTTATTTTTTATAGATGCCATTCTACTTCACACTACACATTTGAAATGAAGCTTACTTCATCGTCAAATGAAGCCTATTTCAATGACCAATGAAGCCTGCTTCGATAGCAAACTAAGTTTTTTTGCTATATACACGTTCTTTATATTACTTTTAACCTACTTTACCATATTCACGGAACAAAAAAAGAGTGCACTGTAACAAACAATGCACTCTTTTTTTATTATCTCAATTCCTAATTCAGGAAATATTATCTGATAAACAGCAGCTCACGATACTTTGGCAAGGTCCAAAGCTCATCAGCTACGAGAAGCTCGAGCTTGTCTATCTGATAACGGATCTCCTCCATCTTTGGAGCTACCGTGTCGTGATATGCTACTGCCTTCTCGCGCTCGCTCTCTATCTTGTTGGCTACCTTGCGGGCATCTACCAATGCCTCTACACCACGCTCTATTGCCTCGGTGCGCTCGGCTATCTCACGGATAATCTTCACATTGCGGGCAGTCAACTTCTTGCCTTCCTCGCCACCGAAGATGTGAATCATGCCCTCTACATTCTTTGCCAGACGGCTCTGATAGTGGGTTGCCACTGGGATGATGTGGTTCATGCTCAGGTCGCCCATCACACGAGCCTCAATCTGAATCTTCTTGGTATAGGTTTCCCACTTCACCTCGTTGCGCGCCTTCAACTCGCTCTCGCTCATCACGTTGGTCTTGGCAAACATCTCGATGCTTTCCTTATCCAGATAGCGGTCGAAGACCACTGGGCAGGAAGCCTCGCAGTCGAGTCCACGCTTCTGAGCCTCTTCCTTCCACTCATCAGAATAGCCGTTGCCATCGAAGCGGATAGGCTTGCAAGTCTTGATATCCTCGCGTACAATATCTATAATAGCAGAAGTCTGATCCTCACCCTTGGCAATAAGTGCATCCACACGGGTCTTGAATTCTTCGAGAGCCTCAGCCACAGCTGCATTCAGCACGATAAGAGATGATGCACAGTTGGCCTCACTACCCACAGCACGGAACTCAAAGCGATTGCCGGTAAAAGCAAAAGGTGAAGTACGGTTGCGGTCGGTGTTATCAATCATCAGCTCTGGAATCTCAGGAATATCCAGTTCCATTCCCTTCTTGCCTGCCAATGCAAAGAGTTCCTCCTTATCTGCCTTTTCTATATGGTCTAAGAGATCAGTGAGCTGCTTGCCCAAGAAAGAGGAGATGATGGCAGGTGGAGCTTCGTTGGCACCCAGTCGATGGGCATTGGTTGCACTCATAATAGAAGCCTTCAGCAGACCGTTGTGCTTATACACACCCATCAGGGTTTCCACGATGAACACTACAAATCGGAGGTTATCCTCAGGAGTTTTGCCTGCCGCATGAAGCAGAACACCAGTATCAGTGCAGAGGCTCCAGTTGTTGTGCTTACCCGAACCATTGACGCCAGCGAATGGCTTCTCGTGCAAGAGAACACGGAAACTGTGCTTATGTGCCACACGCTTCATCAAACTCATCAGGAGCATATTGTGATCTACAGCAAGATTGCACTCCTCATAGATAGGCGCCAACTCAAACTGGTTAGGAGCCACCTCATTATGGCGGGTCTTACAAGGAATACCGAGTTCGAGTGCCTGGATTTCCAGATCCTTCATGAAAGCCTGCACACGCTCAGGGATGGTTCCGAAATAATGGTCATCCATCTGCTGATTCTTGGCAGAATCGTGTCCCATCAGCGTACGTCCGGTGAGCATCAGGTCAGGGCGGGCAGAATAGAGACTTTCATCCACGAGGAAATATTCCTGTTCCCATCCCAAGTTGGTCTGCACCTTCTTCACCTGAGGATAGAAGTAATGACACACTTCGGTAGCTGCCTCACTCAGTGTATGGAGCGAACGGAGCAGTGGAGCCTTATAATCGAGGGCCTCACCTGTATAAGAAATAAAAATGGTAGGGATACAGAGCGTATCATCGATGATAAAGACTGGCGAAGTTGGGTCCCAGGCAGAATAACCTCTGGCCTCGAAAGTGTTGCGAATTCCGCCATTAGGGAACGAACTGGCATCAGGCTCCTGCTGCACAAGCAACTTGCCTGAGAATTCCTCAATCATACCACCCTTGCCGTCGTGCTCCACAAAAGCATCATGCTTCTCTGCAGTACCCTCGGTAAGAGGCTGAAACCAGTGCGTATAATGAGTTACCCCGTTTTCTTCTGCCCAAAGCTTCATGCCCGCAGCCACAGCATCAGCGATGGAACGATCCAGACGATTACCATTATCAATCACATCGATGAGTTTCTCGTAAACATCAGATGGGAGATACTTGTACATCTTCTGGCGGTTGAATACATACTTGGCGAAGTATTCCGAAGGGCGAACCTTGGGAGCTTCCACCTCTACAGGTCTTTTCTTAAAGGCCTCGGCTACAACCTCAAATCTCAAATTAGCCATTCTTTTATCGTATTTATAAGTTTGCGGGTGCAAAGTTAGTAATTTTTTGGCAAAACACTAACATTTTGCTCACATTTTATGCAAATTTCAAACTTATATCAAATAAAATCACATCTTTATATATATTAGACAACCTTATCTGAATAAAATGAGACGATGAAACTATATATAATAAGGTAATGATACACTATATATTATAAGGTGACAAATTTGAATAGGAAAATAAGCATTTTAGAGTTACATATTTTTCCCCATTTTCTTCTTTTTTTCTCCTAAAAAAGAATTAAAAAACGCCTTTTTACTCAATATTGCGGTATAAGGTAGAATAATGGGGAAAAATATGTAATGGAATTCCCTCTTTTTTTATTAACTTTGCACCGACAATAAAAGAATGATGAACAACAGACTAACAAGTTATCAGCTGCAAGACTTTGCAGAAGAAGACGGCAATTCGGTTTTTTCCGACCCGGATTATGTAGTAGCATCTCCCCTGCTGCTATTTCCCGACGAAGAAGAAAGCATCAAGGTCAATTTCCTGATGATGCTCTTCTGTCTGGACGGCAATCTGTGCCTGAATTTCGACGACCGCAAGATAGAACTCTTTGCCGGCGACCTGCTGCTTGTTCCTCCCAACGTCATCGTTCACAGCATCCGCAAGAGCGAGAGGTGCCTCATCACGATGGTAGGCTATTCCCTCTCGGCAGTACGCCGCCTGCTGACGAGCAACCGAGATGCATGGATTATGTTCAATGCTCTCAACCAGAAACCGTTGATATCTTACAACCAGAAGATTATCCACAATTTCATCAGTACGTTCGTCAACATTCTGCGTTTCCGCAGCAATCGGCACGACCACTACTGCAACGAACTGAAGGAAAGTCTGATGGCGAGTATCTTCTTCTATGTAATCAACGACATTCATGTGCCTGCCTACGACAACGTGATTACCACGCAGCACAGGCACAGTGCCGACAGGATTTTTCTGGAGTTCTCCAATGCCCTGGCAGTTGACAACGGTTGCCATCGCACCGTGGCCTATTATGCTGACAAGCAATGCGTGAGTCCGAAATATCTCTCAAAGATTGTCAAGCAGTACACAGGAAAGCCTGCCATCGGCATCATCCTGGAACATGCAGTAGATAAGATCAGGGCTGAGTTGAAATACACCGATATTCCCATCAAGGAAGTAGCCGAAAGGTTCGGGTTCGACGACTATGCCTCGTTCTGCAAATTCGTGAAGACCCACATCGGATGCAGTCCGCAGAACTGCCGGAACAGCTGACAGAATCGTACAGGAACAACTGAAAGGGAACTATCAGAAAGGCTGAAAAGGTCTGACAGAAAGACTATCGGTTTCATTGCTGCGACAAAATTAGAATTGATTCAACAAAAATAAATCAGTTAAATAAATACATTATTTATAGTTAAAAACAAATCATTAATACTAACGACTATGCGCGTAATTATTGAAAAAAATTATGATGAGCTGTCACGTTGGGCAGCCAATCACGTAGTAGAGACAATCAACAAGTTCGCTCCAACAGCAGAGCGTCCATTCGTACTTGGTTTGCCAACCGGTTCATCCCCAATGGGTATGTATGCAGCGCTCGTAGAGGCTGTCAAGGAAGGCAAGGTATCATTCAAGCACGTCATTACTTTCAACATGGATGAATACGTGGGTTTGCCAGAGTCTCATCCAGAGAGCTACCACTCATTCATGGCAAAGAATCTGTTCGATCACATTGATTGCCCTAAGGAGAACATCAACATTCTCAATGGTAATGCAGAAGACCTCGAAGCTGAGTGCGAGCGCTACGAGCAGAAGATCAAGGCTGCAGGCGGTATCGACCTCTTCATCGGCGGCATTGGTCCTGACGGCCACATCGCCTTCAATGAGCCTTACTCTTCCCTCACCTCACGCACTCGTGTGAAGACTCTCACCACCGACACCCGCATCGCCAACTCACGCTTCTTCGGCAACGATCCTGAGGCTGTTCCTGCTTTGGCTCTTACCGTAGGTGTAGGCACCGTGATGGACGCAAGAGAGGTGATGATTCTCTGCAATGGCCACAACAAGGCACAGGCTCTCCACGCTGCCATCGAAGGTCCTGTTACACAGGCTTGGACCATCAGCGCACTCCAGCTCCACAAGCACGGCATCATCATCTGTGATGAAATGGCTACAGACGAGTTGAAAGTGGGAACCTACCGCTACTTCAAGGATATCGAGAAGAACAATATCTAAAAGACCCCTCGACCGAGAAAATTCCAACAGACCGAGAGAAAATTCCAACATTATCAATATATTACATTACATAAATATATTACGTTATGAGATTAAATCTTAGTTCACAAATCGTACTCAACAAGGTACCTGTGGAATTCTACAAGCCTAAGACGACCGTGGAATACTCCGAAATATCCCGCATGGAGAAAATTCATACCGATATCTTCGCATCTGTAAGCGAAGGCTGTAGTCATATTGCCGACTGCATTGAGAAGGGCATTAAGGCTGCCCAGCACGAAGGCAAGTACTACGTGATGGCATTGGGCACAGGCCTCTCTATCAATCCCGTATATGATGAATTGGTAAGCCGCTACGAGAAGAAGAAGCTGAGTTTCCGCAATGTTGTAGTATTCAATGCCTATGAGTATTACCCACTCCGCAAGGACAGTTCTATCCGCAGCATCAACCAGCTCAAGGAGCATTTCCTCGACCACGTGGATATTGCAGAACAGAATATCTTCACCCTCGATGGCAGCATCGCACAGGAGGCTGTACAGGACACCTGCCGCCTCTATGAGCAGCGCATCAAGACCTTCGGTGGTCTCGACGTTGCCATCCTCGGCATCGGCCGCATGGGTAATATCGCAGCCAACGAACCGGGGTCAAGCATCCAGTCGCTCACCCGTATCATCCTCATCGGCAACATGTCACGCGAGGAGATGGAAAACAGCTTCAAGACCAAGGAGCAGGTTCCTCCATGTTCACTCACAATGGGTGTTGGCACTCTCCTGACAGCCAAGACCGTATTCCTGACAGCATGGGGCGACGAAAAGTCTGAGATTATGCAGAAGGTGATAGAGGGCAACATCACAGATACCCTGCCTGCTACTTTCCTGCAGACTCACCCAGACGCACAGGTGGTATTGGATTTGAGTGCAGCTGCCCATCTTACCCGTATTGAGCACCCTTGGTTGGTTTCATCATGCGAATGGACAGACAAGCTGGTACGTTCTGCACTGGTTTGGCTCTGCCAGAAGATCGACAAACCAATCCTGAAGCTTACCAACAAGGACTACAACGAGAATGGTCTGAGCGAGCTGTTGGCTCTCTATGGTTCTGCATACAATGCTAATATCAAGATTTTCAACGACTTGCAGCATACGATCACCGGTTGGCCTGGTGGTAAACCAGACGCTGACGATACCTATCGTCCAGAGCGTGCCAAACCATATCCAAAGCGTGTCGTAGTGTTTTCTCCACACCCAGACGATGACGTTATCTCTATGGGCGGAACCATCCGCCGTCTGGTTCAGCAGCACCACGACGTGCATCTGGCTTACGAGACATCCGGCAACATCGCAGTAGGTGATGAGGAAGTAACACGCTTCATGCACTTCATCAATGGTTTCAATCAGCTCTTTGCAGAATCCAAGGACAGCATCATCGCCAACAAGTACAAGGAGATCAAGACATTCTTTGCCAACAAGAAGGAGGGCGACTTCGATACAAGAGACATTCTTACCATCAAGGGTCTTATCCGTCGTGGCGAGGCACGTATTGCTTGTACCTATAATGAGATCCCGCTGGATCATGTCCACTTCCTCGACCTTCCATTCTATGAGAGCGGTAAGATAGAAAAACTCCCTATGACCGAGAAGGACGTAGCAGTAGTAAGACAGTTGCTGCAGGAGGTGAAGCCTCATCAGATCTATGTAGCTGGCGACTTGGCAGACCCTCATGGCACACACCGCAAGTGTACTGACGCCGTACTCGCAGCCATCGACCTCGAGAAGGAGGCTGGCGCAGAGTGGCTGAAGGATTGCCGCATCTGGATGTATCGTGGAGCATGGGCAGAATGGGAGATTGAGAACATCGAGATGTGTGTTCCATTGAGCCCAGAGGAATTGCGTGCTAAGCGTAATTCTATCCTGAAGCACCAGTCTCAGATGGAAAGTGCTCCTTTCCTCGGCAATGACGACCGTCTCTTCTGGCAGCGTGCGGAAGACAGAAACCGCGCTACAGCCCAGTTGTATGATAACTTGGGTCTTGCTTGCTATGAGGCGATGGAAGCATTCGTAGAATATAAACCTTTATAATCTGATTCAGATTCCATAACTGAATATATCTTAAGAGCCCTCAGCTGAATTTCAGCTGGGGGCTCTATTTTTAGGCACTGATTACGAGGTTCTTTTGGGATTGGTGAAGAGTTTCGCAGTGTCATGTAATCCCCCTGCTGTCTTTCGGAAAAATCGGACAACTTTCTCTGGTGTAACACGAACTTTTCCTCATGTAGCATTTTCGTATATTTCCCTCTTTATGTAACATTAGCGAAAGTTATTGTTATATTATAGAAATATAAATCATCGGAAAAGTTGTAATTTTGCATCGCATTTTCAGAGTAAATCTGGAATTAAAACAACGCTAAAATTATAAAATCTTAAGTACCATTGTCCCCCGCGAATATAAAATCATCACATTTGGGAACATATACGTTTAATCATTTTGGAATCACCATTGTTTGTATTGATGTTTCTTTGTAAAAATTTATGTTATGAAAAAATTATGTTTAATTTTAACTGTATTGTATGCTATTTGGGCTAATTGTAGCGCTCAATCACTTAACATCGCTAGAAATCTGCTGGAAGGTAATAGTTCGACGTTTGATTCTGGTTGGGGCAGCTGGGAAGAACAGGGAAACTGTTGCGGTAGATCCTTAAAGCCAATCGGCGGTCCTGATGGCTCGCAGTGTGCTCGTCTTACTCCTAAACAGGCTTCAAATGACTGGGATGCACAGTTGAAATACAATTTTGCTGCTACACAAGGAACAACTTACGTTTTTCGCTTAAAAGCAAAAAAAGTCAGTGGAGACGGCAAAATCAAGGCGATTATGCAGCACAATACCGGATCTTACGAACAGATAGCATTTTTTGAAAAAAATGTAACAGGTAGTTGGGCTACTTATGAAGGTGAGGTAACTGCCGACCGTACAGACTATAACGTCATCGTGATTAACTATGGTAAGTGTGGCGAGGTGCTGATTGATGATATTGAGTTTGGTGTAAAGACCGATAACGTAGCACGCACTATAAATGTCGATGGCAAAACCCGTGAATACTGGCTCTATGTACCTGCTTCTGTGAAAGGACAAGAGAATGTGCCAGTGGTATTCTCTCTCCACGGACGTGGTGGTACAGATGATCCGAAGGATCCTGGAAAGCCCTTATTCACCTCACTCGCCGAGGAGAAAAAATTCATTGTGGTCTATCCTCAAGGACGAGATGCTGAAAAGGATAAAGCAGACTATCCCGGTGACGACTGGAAGGCCGGTTTTGGTGGCACTACCGGTTGGGAAGCCACTGGAAAAGAGAATGCAGATACTAAGTTTATCAAGGCACTTGTGGATAAGATACAGGCTGACTACAAGACAAAGAACGCTTCCAACAGCTATATCTCCGTCGATCCGACGAAGTTCTACCTCTGTGGATTCTCCATGGGCGGCATGATGACATACGCTTGTGCGAAAGTGCTCAATGGCACATTTGCGGCATACGGTTCATGCAGTGGCTACCCTCTCAATGAGTTTCACATGAACCTCGCTACGGAAAACCCTATTCCGTTTATCCATCTGCATGGCAATAGTGATCAAATACTTGGCATCAAGCATCTCAACACCATCATAGAAAACCTTCTGTTCCGCAATGGATGCGGCCTCTCAAATCAGGTTAGTAATAAGGACTGGGCTACGACCAGAGAGAATGGTGAAGAGCATAAATTCAAGAGATATGATTTCACAGGTGTGAATGGAGTGCCTGTCACCACTGTCACATTTGATGGACTTTGGCATAATGTGGAAGCGAGCGCACCTGCTTATCTTTGGAATTTCTTCAAAGACAAGACCACAGATATGTATAAGTCTGACATAGAGTGGAAATGGGATATGCCAGCGATAAACAAGAATATTACCAACAGCTCAAGCCCCTCTTACTACGGTTGGAAGCATGAGGTAAATGACAATAACTGGTCGCTGACTTACGGTGGAGGAGGCTATACTAAGTGTTCAATCCATAATTGTACCAGTGCTGATCCAAATTGTAACGGCAATCATAATGTCTATAATTCCATCCAGCTCACTCCAGGAAAGCACACCCTTTATGCTCAGATGGCGAGCACGAAAGGAGTATCATCAGTGACATTGCGAAATATCCTCACAGGTGCAGAGACCGTTGCACGAAAGGTAGATGACAATAGTGGCACCACGGAAACTCGAACTTACAATGTGCTGTATGAGTTTGAAGTAGGAGAGGGCGCGGAGTTTTCTCTTGAGCTCAAGTTTTCAGATCCCAACAGTGCCTGCACCCTGCTTGAAATCCATAAAGGATCCTACAGACCAGATGGCGTAAAGGATGAGAGCCAGGATAATGCCTCCATCAACCTCGATGACGGTAAATTGGCTGAGTTGACATTCGAAAAGGATGAAAATGATGGTGTCGATATATATCCTACAACAGAAAAATATATACAAGACGGTAAAGAAAAATACAATGTCGCAAACGAATCAGATAATAAAAATATGAAACACTATCTGATCAGCCGACTTGGCATCCAAGATGGCAAGATTGTCAATAAGGATAAGTATATCGTGAAGGATGCTGTTTTCGGACATTATTTCCAGAATATCCCTGATGCAGATATCTATGACAGATATGGCGCGTCAGACTATATGCGTGTAGTATTGGGTGAGAAGAATTCCCTTTCTGGCCATGACGGTATACCTGGAATACAAACCACAGGAAAGGTGACAATAGGATTCTGGGTAAATGGAGATTTAGCAGTCAATCGCGGACTGGCTTATGACGAGCCGTCAATGTTCTATATTGCAGGAGATACGTATAATGGACCGAATCCAGATCAAAATAACGGAATATATAATCCTCATATGTTTAATATCACCTGCAGTGGTGGACTTACCGGCTATATGAGAGTGAATGATACTACATTCGATTATAATAGCGGTACAAGCAGTTTTGGCGAGTTGTGTGACACAAAGTCCAACACGGATTTCTACAACAAGAATTTCTATAAGGACTGCAACTGGCATTACATCACTTACCAGAAGTATGACAACCTGTCACGATTTAATATGTATGTAGATGGAGAACCGACATGTTTGGGTGGCTATGCCACGCATAATGCCAGCTCGCTGGAAGGGTGTATCAAAGGACTGAAAAGCATAGTGCTCGGTGGCGCCAATGCCAACAATGTGGAATTCGGCTATGACGTGGCGTTTGCCTATGACGACATCGTAATCTATAATCGTGTGCTGTCAAAGCGTGAGATCAATGAGATTATCAAGAAGAAGAACTATTCACCGTCAGTTTGGCATTTCGATCGAAATCTGGAAAACAACATTTTCTTCAATCCTGATTTGCTGAACAAGAACATGTGGGCTTCATCCAATGGCGTTTATACGCTCAATACCAATTTCTCCTCAGCAGCAGCATTGACCTATGATGGAATCACTGAGATACCTGCTTTCAAGGGCTTGCGGTTTGTCACTAATGGTAAAAAGATACAGATAGATGCAAAGAACGGTGCTCTCCATCTTTCACAGGGCGTCAAGGTGGTGTTCTCCAATCTGGTAGAGGGTACGTATGTGAGGATGGAATACAAGAACAAGAAAGATGATAATGTGAATTGGAATAATGCTGAGTTAAAGAATGTAACTATTCCTTCGCCAAGTCAGGATTGTGATAGAATATTGTTCAAGGTTGGTGGTACAACATCTGGAGAAAACAGCATTACTATGCCATCTGACATAGACATAATCCGAATGGAAGCCACTAACAAGAATTTCGCACAGATAAAGTTTGTGGATAATTCGAATAATAATAATGTGGTTAGTGTGGTGAAGAATCCTACTAAAGAGTCACTTCCATGTAAGGCCCTGTATGTCAATGGAGTACACACTGATGATACGAGTTATAAATTCAAGTATACGAGTTCTTCTCCTCATGTGGCTTCCATTGACGCTACAGGAAACGTCACTTTGCATGGCATAGCCGGCAGCACTGTGATAACGGCAGAGCTCATCAATGACGAGAATAAGTATGATTGTGACATCTATGACCAGTATGCCTTTGAGCCATCAAATCGTATCTTCTCATCCTATGAGATTGTAGTGGAGCCAAAGGAAGGTACATTCTGCAAGGTGGCTGATGATCAGGGTTACACGGTCGGTCAGACATTGTATAATGATGACAAGACAGTCGGAGTGACACTCGGAGGATGGACTTATAATAATGGTACTTATTATGGTAATACAGACTCATATTCGAAAAAAGAATTATGGAAAGGACATAAATTCGAGAAGAATGCTGACCGAAATGGTTACCTTACTAATAGCCGTCAGACGGAAGAAGATGTATTCCATGAATTCTTCAATGATGCCAAAGCGACGTTCTCCACAAATGGCAGTTATGCGGCGAAGAGCGAGCAACTGAAGGGGGATGACAATACAACAGGCAACTATTCTGCCCCGACAAACAACAACTCTGTTGCCAACGAGACACCTTGGCTCTTGCCTTGCCGTGGTTCGCACATCAAGATAGAGCCTACAGATGCAGGATTGATCTCTGTCTATGTGATGCAGGAGGGCTGTGTCAGTCACGATAACGAAGATGAGCCTATCGACGTTACAGTCAAGAAGGTATATGTGGCTGATGAGAAAGGCGAGATAGTCAAAGAAGTGGTGGCGGACACCAAGAGTAAGGTGGCAGCGCAGATGTGGAAAGATGATGGACGCGCCAGAGCCGAGTATCGCTGGGGCGATCCAAAGTTCGCTTATAATACAGCAACAATGAACTCCTTCACTAACAACATCAAAGAATTTGATGACAAATGGTCATTCCTCGACAACTGGCCTAATCCGGGTATGCAGCAGCACGTCTTCAAACTTGGCAAAGATGAAGATGGACATGTGCTGATCACTAAGGGCATTGTCAGATATACATTCAATGTGCTTCCTGGCAAGACCTATTACATCTTCTCAAATACGGCAAAGCTCGGACTGGCAGGCTTTACATTCGAGAAAGGCATACATGCTAAATATCATAAGGTGAAACCAGACGCTAAGCATGATGAATGGAGGGCAACAGGTGAAATTGTTGACGCTTCAAAAGTCAAAGATGTCGTGCTTGAGGATGGAAAAGACTATTCTGCGCCTACTGATGCAAAGAATGCGAATGTCAAACTTAATCGCACGTTCTACAAGAACTATTGGAATGCCATCTGTCTGCCTTATTCCATCAATAGGAGACAGATAGAGGAGGTCTTCGGCGACGGAACCATGGTGGTGCTGATGAAAAACATCGACACTTCCAACAAGAAAGTGATGTTTATCGAGCATGCCAATCAGGACATCATCGCCGGTTATCCTTATCTTATTTTCCCTACCAATAAGGCAGATAATGATAAGACAGACCATTCAGTCATCAATAGCATAACAACCCGCGCCACATTCGGTGAGGCTGACAGTCCGCTTTTTAGTGTAGGAACTGATGGAAATACATATCCTGTTGCAAAGTCAATGCAGAGCGATGCACTCGTCTTTAAGGGTACATTCACTAATACTACGCTTAATGAAGGATCTTACGTAGTGACGAATAAGGGTGTTCTCTCACGTATTCCTAAAGATGGAATGAAGATAAAACCTTACCGATCTTACATCTATTTTAATAGGGAAACTGCTGGCGCAAAGGCGATTTCGCTACAAAATATGAATGTAAACGGTTTTGAGAATGATGAAGACAATACTACAGGCATTGAAAATCTGCTCTTTGAGAGTGGTATCCTTACTCATTCTGCTGATGTCTATTCCATAGATGGACAGTTGGTTCGTAGTAAAGCTCTTAATTTTAACGGACTGCCTAAAGGCGTTTATATAGTTAATGGTAAGAAATATGTAAAGAAATAATTGTTACAAAGATGAAAAAAGATTATATTATTCCGACAATCTTCTTTATAAAATATGAAGAAGAGTCAAAACTACTCTCTAACAGTCTCCAAGGTGATGCTAACAGCACGTTTGCAGCTCCTGATGCTCCGCACAATTCGATGGATGGTAGTACAGATTTAAGTACTGATAACACAGGAAGCGTATCAGAGGGTGATTATGCCAAAAAGACTGATTGGTTCTTTGATGACAATGCTTTCTCTGACTTCTGATAGGATTCAGACTTGAATGAAAACAGAAAACCTGTCTTGCATCTCAGCACATTCGTAGCGCGAAAGAGCCACGCCGCGAATGTTCTGAGTAGCAAGACAGTTTTTTTTGCAAAAGATATAGATATGTAGATTCTAACTTAAAAGTGTACCACCCAACTATAGGGAGAAAAGTATGTAATGGAGTATCTATCCGCCAAGTCTGGTGGTGAACACCGACGAGTTGCAAGAGGACTTCATACGCCAGAGTTACCCTTCTGCAACGATGCCAT
This is a stretch of genomic DNA from Segatella hominis. It encodes these proteins:
- a CDS encoding carbohydrate binding domain-containing protein, with amino-acid sequence MKKLCLILTVLYAIWANCSAQSLNIARNLLEGNSSTFDSGWGSWEEQGNCCGRSLKPIGGPDGSQCARLTPKQASNDWDAQLKYNFAATQGTTYVFRLKAKKVSGDGKIKAIMQHNTGSYEQIAFFEKNVTGSWATYEGEVTADRTDYNVIVINYGKCGEVLIDDIEFGVKTDNVARTINVDGKTREYWLYVPASVKGQENVPVVFSLHGRGGTDDPKDPGKPLFTSLAEEKKFIVVYPQGRDAEKDKADYPGDDWKAGFGGTTGWEATGKENADTKFIKALVDKIQADYKTKNASNSYISVDPTKFYLCGFSMGGMMTYACAKVLNGTFAAYGSCSGYPLNEFHMNLATENPIPFIHLHGNSDQILGIKHLNTIIENLLFRNGCGLSNQVSNKDWATTRENGEEHKFKRYDFTGVNGVPVTTVTFDGLWHNVEASAPAYLWNFFKDKTTDMYKSDIEWKWDMPAINKNITNSSSPSYYGWKHEVNDNNWSLTYGGGGYTKCSIHNCTSADPNCNGNHNVYNSIQLTPGKHTLYAQMASTKGVSSVTLRNILTGAETVARKVDDNSGTTETRTYNVLYEFEVGEGAEFSLELKFSDPNSACTLLEIHKGSYRPDGVKDESQDNASINLDDGKLAELTFEKDENDGVDIYPTTEKYIQDGKEKYNVANESDNKNMKHYLISRLGIQDGKIVNKDKYIVKDAVFGHYFQNIPDADIYDRYGASDYMRVVLGEKNSLSGHDGIPGIQTTGKVTIGFWVNGDLAVNRGLAYDEPSMFYIAGDTYNGPNPDQNNGIYNPHMFNITCSGGLTGYMRVNDTTFDYNSGTSSFGELCDTKSNTDFYNKNFYKDCNWHYITYQKYDNLSRFNMYVDGEPTCLGGYATHNASSLEGCIKGLKSIVLGGANANNVEFGYDVAFAYDDIVIYNRVLSKREINEIIKKKNYSPSVWHFDRNLENNIFFNPDLLNKNMWASSNGVYTLNTNFSSAAALTYDGITEIPAFKGLRFVTNGKKIQIDAKNGALHLSQGVKVVFSNLVEGTYVRMEYKNKKDDNVNWNNAELKNVTIPSPSQDCDRILFKVGGTTSGENSITMPSDIDIIRMEATNKNFAQIKFVDNSNNNNVVSVVKNPTKESLPCKALYVNGVHTDDTSYKFKYTSSSPHVASIDATGNVTLHGIAGSTVITAELINDENKYDCDIYDQYAFEPSNRIFSSYEIVVEPKEGTFCKVADDQGYTVGQTLYNDDKTVGVTLGGWTYNNGTYYGNTDSYSKKELWKGHKFEKNADRNGYLTNSRQTEEDVFHEFFNDAKATFSTNGSYAAKSEQLKGDDNTTGNYSAPTNNNSVANETPWLLPCRGSHIKIEPTDAGLISVYVMQEGCVSHDNEDEPIDVTVKKVYVADEKGEIVKEVVADTKSKVAAQMWKDDGRARAEYRWGDPKFAYNTATMNSFTNNIKEFDDKWSFLDNWPNPGMQQHVFKLGKDEDGHVLITKGIVRYTFNVLPGKTYYIFSNTAKLGLAGFTFEKGIHAKYHKVKPDAKHDEWRATGEIVDASKVKDVVLEDGKDYSAPTDAKNANVKLNRTFYKNYWNAICLPYSINRRQIEEVFGDGTMVVLMKNIDTSNKKVMFIEHANQDIIAGYPYLIFPTNKADNDKTDHSVINSITTRATFGEADSPLFSVGTDGNTYPVAKSMQSDALVFKGTFTNTTLNEGSYVVTNKGVLSRIPKDGMKIKPYRSYIYFNRETAGAKAISLQNMNVNGFENDEDNTTGIENLLFESGILTHSADVYSIDGQLVRSKALNFNGLPKGVYIVNGKKYVKK